DNA sequence from the Liolophura sinensis isolate JHLJ2023 chromosome 1, CUHK_Ljap_v2, whole genome shotgun sequence genome:
GGTGCCTTGTTCTGTGACTAATGGAGATTTAAAAGCATCCACTTAGGCCGTATGGTTTAATGAAAGTTGATGTATAGTATCAAATTTTGTTGAGCTCTTGCTACATTTGATGTATGTTTTCAGATAGACTTTTTGGACCTTACCGAGAAACATGCCTCCAGCTCTCACCTTCTTAGCTATCGTATTTGCATTTATGGGAATAATACTAaatttctccatccataaaataGAAGAAGGCCATGTGGGAGTGTATTACAGGGTGAGTGTACAAGTGCCCCTTATCTGTGTCATCATCTCCAACACATTAGCTTAAAGATTGATTTCCCCAGAGCGGAGCAGAGTAGAAGGTCTTTTTCATATAGTTTACGTACAAGTATCAGGAAGTCACTTGACCTTTCACCTTCACTGGCCATGAGTTGTTGCATAATATTAACATCAAAAGCTCATTACCTGCATGTAGTTACATTAGTGGTTTCAATAGCCTAATTGATATTTAACTATGCTGTaaatgcacagtacatgtattgtttttagTCCCatgctcaaataaataaaaggcaAATATGAAtccaatttatatatattaatcatTTAATTCCAAAGATAAAAATCATCGACTGGGTATACTATCTTCAGGGATTCTTTAAAAGCATACAGTATCTACCCCAGACAAAGCAATGACCTTCTCATATCTTTCAAGAAAGCCTGTGGCTTTGGTAACAATACATACAAGTATGTGACTTAGATATTGAGTTacagggcctctgtggctcagttggttagtgtgctagtgcagcgtaatgacccaagagcctctcaccaatgcggtcgctgtgagttcaagtccagctcatgctggcatcctctccggccgtacgtgggaaggtctgtcagcaacctgcggatggccgtgggtttccccctggctgtgccaGGTTCCCGCCCACCATGATGATGGTCactgttgtagaagtgaaatattcttgagtacggcgtaaaacaccaatcacataaataaataaatattgagttACAATATGTCTGCAATATTGCCCAGTTGGCATTAATCTATAATGAATCAATTAAATGTTTAGACATGCCATGACAGAATGTTATCTATGTTATTTAGATGTAAATAAGTAGAATATGTTGTTCTGTTTCAGGGAGGGGCTTTGCTGACCTCAACAAGCAATCCGGGTTATCACTTCATGTTACCGTTGTTGACATCTTTCAGAAGTGTACAGGTACAAACTATTTTGACTCTTAGTTTTCAGTGGAATGTTGAGTGAATATCAAAGATATGTTATGAATATAAGACTGTATTATTTAGTTATATGGtaacaaatactgtatttctattttgttttcaagactTCAAAGCACAAGTGCAAGTCCAGAGCTCTGGTTTTTAGACTGATGAAATGACTGCatgtaattatttcttttgtagACAACGTTACAAACAGATGAAGTTAAAAATGTTCCGTGTGGAACAAGGTAtgtatcaaattaaaaaaattatattcataGTCTAGtttgaatgtattttatttccAAGGTATGCACATTTAATACTGCCATAGTTGtgatcttattttatttttttatcccTAAGCATTAtcctgttttttattttcagtggtGGTGTTATAATATATTTTGATCGCATTGAAGTTGTAAATCAGCTGGATTCTCAAGCAGGTAATACACACTTACCATTATGCTCATACAATCTGACTTCTTTATGTACTAGACATCTTTACCACATTTCTATTATATTCCTTTAGCCTGTGTGGTTATTTACAACACCAGGTGTTCTCAAGTTAATGTTTTAAGTATACAAAACTTGCACCTATACACTGTAGAAATTGTAGCTGAGCGAGGTAGTGTGCATATTAACTTTGTTTAGTGGCCCTTAAAAAgtcttttcattttcatgttgtttttgaTAAACACTTTGTAGTCATTTCCAggaatgtacacatacatgtacagtagaaccCAATTGTTCTCCATGATAAGCAGAACAGAATTACAGATACATTTTTCTAATGAAGAAGGAGACACACTGATCTTCTTAGCACTCAAAATTACCATGTGATGTTATCAGAGCTCATTATTACAAGTACATAATTTTAATTGTAATATGAAGAACCATTAATTTGCCAAGTATCAGGAATAATGAGGATTTATGAATGAAATGTACGACAAACTTTATCGAGTAATTAAGAGAATTAGTCTCATTGGGGAATTTTGATTTTTCTCCAGAGATCACCTTTAGatatgtattttctttgtttcagtatATGAGACAGTGAAGAATTACACAGCTGATTATGACAGGACTTTGATATACAACAAAATCCACCATGAGCTGAATCAGTTTTGCAGTGTTCACAATCTCCAGGAGGTCTACATTAATCTGTTTGGTAAGTGATAAGAGGTGTGGTTGTTGTGTTGGCTATTTCAGTTACAAAGAAATTCAGGCTTTGTAGAAAGAATGGTCAACTTTATCTGAGATGTTCACAGAAAGTGTTCTGATATATCTGGGAGTAGATATTTAATTGGTGCCATGCTCATGaggaaaataatataaaaatataatatgaaGGCAACTGCAATTATTTAAGTcaccattaaaaaaatatttatttggtgtaaCCATACTGACTCATCAAAACTGGCCCTAAattgttttttgcttttctcTGAGTGTTTGATTCCTTAATGCCACCATCTTTTTCcttggacagaaaaaaaaaagtataaaattttcCACACCTGCCCAAATAACTATTTTTTAAGGATTGTTGAATAATTAACATGGATATTGCTTTGTAACAATGTTTTTCCTGTAATTCCAAAAAACAATTGCAGATGTGTTGTATGTGCTGATAGCATCAGTTGGAGACAGTTTGTAGATCCAATGATGGCTTGTTCACCCGTTATCAGTTTTGTTGgattatttacctgtatgttgaTTTCTTCTCATGTATGGTTAGTTCACATGTAATCAGTTGTGTTGTATTATTCACCTGTAGAATATTCGTGTTGAATTCTTCTCGTGTGGTTAGTTCACCTGTAATCAGTTGTGTTGTAATATTTGCTTATAGAATATTCGTGCTGAATTCTTCTCATGTATGGTTAGTTCACCTGTAATCAGTTGTGTTGTGTTATTCAACTGTAGAATATTCGTGTTGAATTCTTCTCATGTATGGTTAGTTCACCTGTAATCAGTTGTGTTGTGTTATTCACCTGTAGAATATTCGTGTTGACTTCTTCTCGTGTGGTTAGTTCACCTGTAATCAGTTGTGTTGTATTATTCACCTGTAGAATATTCGTGTTGAATTCTTCTCATGTATGGTTAGTTCACCTGTAATCAGTTGTCTTGTGTTATTCACCTGTAGAATATTCGTGTTGAATTCTTCTCATGTGTGGTTAGTTCACCTGTAATCAGTTGTGTTGTGTTATTCACCTGTAGAATATTCGTGTTGAATTCTTCTCATGTATGTTTAGTTCACCTGTAATCAGTTGTGTTGTATTATTTACCTGTAGAATATTCGTGCTGATTTCTTCCCCGGTATTGTTAGCTCATCTGTAATCAGATTTGTTGGATTATTTACCTGTGAAATATTAATGTTGATTTCTGCTCATGTAGATCAGATTGATGAGAACCTGAAGAAAGCTTTACAGGAAGACCTAAACGACATGGCGCCTGGCCTGTATGTCAGGAGTGTCAGAGTAACCAAACCCAAAATACCAGAACAGATCAGGAAAAACTATGAAATGATGTAAGTCTGTTGGGAGGCATAACTCTTAAGTTCTTCAGTTTGTAACAAGATGAAATAACTACCATAGTTCTGTTTTTCTAACCTTAATTATATTCAAAACCTTCTTACTGCAGAATTATTCTTGCCAGTTACCTGCCAATTTAAGGAGGGCATTACCATTTCATTAAGCTCCCCTTTTCTACTTAATTAGGCTACAGATGCAAATCTCAAGCCCTGGTGTCACAAACCTCTATAAGAGTTTCAGCTCAAGTAAAGCAGATGCTGTCATGGCAGTAGACTTGATTACTTGTGTTGATGTGATATTCTTCATGAAAAATCGAATTTTTTTTATGAGGAAAAATTATTTTTCCAGGGAAgcagagaaaacaaaacttcTAATCGTTAACGAAAAACAGAAAGTTGTTGAAAAGGAGGCAGAGACGGACAGAAAGAGAGCTCTTATTGGTAAGTTATCACGCTGGATTGATGTAGATGAGTTTGCCTTTGTTGTGTAAGTCCATTTCCTCCTGATCCTTGAATTATTAATTTGTAAAAGCATTAATTTGCAGTTGTTTTCAATGAAACTGTCGCTATTTTTCAGAGGCGGAGAAGATTGCTCAAGTGGCTAAAATTCAGTGGCAGCAGAAAATCATGGAAAAGGAGTCTGAACAAAAGATAGCTGAAATTGAAGGTGTGTTTCAGTATGTGTAACTTATACTTGCCTTCAGCTTCGTGAATTTGATGACCTGAAGACATAGTTAGAAATTCCCACATCTCATTTTCATGGTAAATTCATGTTCTTGTTGAAGTCACTATCCACGAACATTACAGCATGTTAGGTTTATAGTTGTAGACTTTCTGTATGAAATAAGGCTACCATTTCACTCACTTTCAGACTTAACTCACTTGGCAAGAGAAAAGGCGCGGGCTGATGCAGAGTTTTACAAGGCAGCTAAGGAGGCTGAGAGCAACAGGGTAAGCTCAGGTCCGGTTGATGAGACCAAACAGTGTTTGTTAAATTGCTAGGGCAAAATGTTCACTAAATTGTGTAGCTCATCGTTGCACACGCTCAAGTAGGCCATACACCATTGCTGGACTACTCATCACTTGGTCAAGCACTGTTTCATGAACCCTATTCATTATTATCAGTTTCGTTCAATGTCACGATTGATTATTTCTACATGTGATTGTTTTCGCAGGTGCGTCTCACCCCGGAGTACTTGGAAATGATCAGATACCAGGCTATAGCCGGCAATAGCAAAATTTACTTTGGCAAAGACATCCCAGACATGTTTATGGGCTATGAGCCTTTGGTTGAAGATTCCCTCAGAACTTCACAGGTGAGATCCTGGTGTAGATCACTTAGACTGATCACTCAGACTGATTGTCAGTGTTGTGTTGGTTGTTTCTTAACAAGTGTACTCTTGGTATTCAGTGTTCTTGATAGAACAAGATATCACTGGCTAGCTGTAAGTGTAAGTGATTTGGGGCAGGACAGTAAGGTTCCATTGTAAACGTCATTGAGGGGTATTTATGGGTATGTCATGACAGTTGATGGAGTGTCCGGTCTAGTGTTCAAGTCATGCTGTCAGGAGGTGGAGTGTCAAACCTTGTGTCACTGTCATGGTCAGTTTATTAGTTATGATGTCTCATGATTTCAACTTGTTCTCGCTGTGACATTGCTGCAATGTTGCTCAAGTGACTTTTAGCCATAATCATACATTCCTTATGATCGAAATTTTATAAGCTTAGAAATGAACATAATTGAAAGATTATTTAGCGTAGCTTTATTATGACTAACCTGTATGTTTATTGAGATGTAGTATGTGTGATGTACCTGATTGTAGCTCCTAGGActgaatatttgaatattttagaCTTGTTAATGTTGTATTCATCTGCTGTAATAAATTATGTTTCAGAAGTCAATCAGCAAGAACTCACCCTAACGACATGGCAGTCTGGAGCTTTTGTGTGATTGCGTGCGAGACTGGCGATGAGTTTTCATTTCTTGTCAActaagaaaaacagaaatcaaactgtttttatacacacatattttcTAACAACATCAGTTCATGCAATGTTAACTTTGCTCAATTACCTCTCACATTTCTATTTTAAGTAGGATTTTGATTGTTTCCAAATTGTTGTAAATCCACAGATCAGATTTTTTTATGAAGTAATTAGATTGTTATtcataatatttaattttttctgacTTTTTGAGAGGGAAGGTCTCAACCTTGCCTAACCTtgaatgccccccccccccccatccacTGTGGATGATGTAGCTTGGAATGACATACTGGAATGTCCCACTTGAATGGGATACAGCTAGAGATGTTATAAAATGCGTGGGATACTAGAATGTTCCTTCTGAGTGTGATACAGCTTGggattttattacatgtatgaggtaCTGGAATGTTCCATGTGAGAGTGACACAGCTTGagatgttattacatgtatgagataCTGGAATGTTCCATATGAGTGTGACACAGCTTGGGATGTTACTACTTGTATGAGATACTTGAATGGTCCTCTTGATTGTGACACAGCTAGagatgttattacatgtataagatactGGAATGTTCCATATGAGTGTGACACAGCTTGGGATGTTATTGCATGTATGGGATACTTGAATGGTCCTCTTGAGTGTGACACAGCTAGAAATGTTATTACTTGTATGAGATACTGGAATGTTCCATGTGAGTGTGACACAGCTTGGGATGTTGTTAGATGTATGAGATATATGTACTCCTATTTTTCCTGGGGCAGAGTGTTACATCTTTTACTATATACTGTGTAGCCTGAGCTCATTCTTGTATTGAGACACCTCGGCTGTTGTCAGGttgacaaagagaaaaaaataacacaaaatatgcCTTGGTACATCTTGTTAAAATGGCATATATTATGTTAAGCTTTGACTGTTCCAGTATCAACATTATAACAAATTTACACAACGTGCTCTTCTTTTTAGGTAGATTATGTTTGGAAACagttgttgaaagaaaaaactaCGGAGCAGTCAGTAAACGTGAATTCTGAATGCATGTTAGAAATATTCAGGCTGTGTTTCCATTGTATGCTTTATTACTCAAGGTAACAATAAAATATCTAATGACAGTATGTCTGATTTATCACTTGACACGTTTATGTAATGTGGTTAAGTAACAGCTGTTTAAGGATGTTAAACATTCCATGTTGTGCATGTGTTGGAAAGTGCTTGTGACTTTGACTATTGTTATGCCAGCAATGTCAAGTTTGTTGTCTTACAGTGTAAGCGGTGAAGATAAGTAGACTGATTTAAATTTAGGCTTAAACATTTatgcatatgaaaatgtttcacaccTTTTGCATGTGTATTGAGTGCTGTTGTAGAGATGTAGATATTATTACTTTGTTGTAATCGTGTGTTGATCTGTTGTGTTTCTCTGAAATTTTCTGACGATGTTATAACAACACTGAATTTAGAGACTTTGGCAATTGTTGTAAACATATACCATACAAAACGAGATGTCATCGCAATGGATAAATAATTACTTTAGTGTtaaaacatgtatgtcttaaaggcaaggttaaatgataaggataaAGATTGTCGgaattgctttcttaaattgtaaaaaaaaatgcatcgTATTAAAGCCGTTGTTATAAGTTCAGGAgaataatacagaaaaaaaagcttTCTGTCGTTCCCAATTTTGCCTGGAAatgtcatgcaagaacacttgatgTCACCATCACTGACTTATAGCAACAAATGACGTCGTACTTTCAAACACCCAGGACGTCCTTCCAGCGTAATTGCCTTACACAACGCCATATTCGCTTGATTCATCGTCACGTAAGGAATATTActacgtcacatcaggaaaattttatggaaactgacgaagattttatttttcaggacTCTCCAATTAAATAGCGTTATACAGTGTACTTTTTCTTAgctaatttttcaaaaatttgtcaGTTACAGTATCTTTGTGTTTCATCTGCCATAATTTTTTGTCACAGGTGGTTTGTAATTCTATTACTGGTATTTTTGTCCAtctgtatattacatgtaccttgtatgTATTCCATCAAGTATAGGAACATTTCTTTGGAGGTCTTTCCATGTATTCTTAAAAAGATTGTATTTACAACTTCAATTTGGGAAGCCTTGTTTATAACACCTATTTAAAttctttgataaaaaaaatcatatttttcagGTTTTATGAATAATGGTAATAAATACCCAGACTTTAGAAAAgatcttgtttttgtttctttaaaactTGTGTCGTGATATCACATAGCAGATTATTGCCTATTAATTATCAACTAATGTAACCATGGATAAAGACTGGGACTGGTCTTTCTTTTCATCCAGAGGTTTGGCTGACTCTTGGACCAGTTAACTACATTTTCTGCCTGTATTTATGACTGGTTCTGCACATTTTATTCCTCCTGACAATGCCTTATTCTGTTAAGAGTTTCCTCTGTCAAAACTAATAAATAATGATAACCTAAAGTTTATATTGTTATTACCTACTAAACATCTGTGGTTGAAAATATGATTTGTGTTGTTTAGCACTTTGTTTTGTTCATATCATGAAAGTGTCTCGTAGCAGGCCAGTCTCTAAGTGTCAACAAATGTGTGGTGCTGCATCACTGAATTGCCCTGCTGAAAATGCCAGACGTAACACCTCACCCAGTtatagtatactgacacctggttAACCAGATACCAGATATACAACAGTTTACTTACACCAAGCTGACCACACACCAGACCTGATGCTCtcacccagtcaaattatagCCTACTGACACTATGCTGGccacaccagatatgacactccacctggtcacattacactgacaaagGTCTTGCCAGATGCTGACATGGCACCTTACCCAAGTTACGgtatactgacatctggctgACCAGATATCATGACACtgcacccagtcacagtatgctcaAGCACTGGCACCAGACAGGATGTCCCACCCGGTTACAGTAGACACTCTCCAGCTTTGGCATCAAAATGAGCAGCATCAAATCCGGAAAGTAAATTTGTAGTCATGGGGCACTCTACACTCTTGGCCATCACAGTTAGGTtgtaatatatacagtgtaactATAGTGGGCAGCTGGACAAAACAAATGATCAAATCCATGTTTTATGCACTGGTTCTGAGTCTTTGCCTTTGCTCTCTGTATGGATGTGTTAATTTATACATGACACTTCTCCAGTGTCCGGCAGTGATACGTTACGGTATCGTGGATGGTGAGGCGGTCtcaattacatttatatatgacaCTTCTCCAGTGTGCGGCAGTGATACGTTAAGGTATTGTGGATGGTGAGGAGGTCCAAATAACTAGGCTACCCATGTACTACGTATGTAAATTTATGAACACTGCACTTTGAGGGTTAGTAGaacatccgcttcgggagcggtagatccagggctaatcctgggtcgagtcacatctaagactttaaaagaggaagttgcagcttcctcgcttggcgttcagcatgaaggggaagtgcaacgactgggttgacccgtatcagtctaatggctcgggcggggctgcttacttccCTTctgtaagtcgtttcagtgaagcagcactagataaacgagcggtgaaaatccatcctacaaggaggcatattacatgcattctaagaattccttcgtcgtacatatgactgaaaaaatgttaagtacgatgttaaaccccaagcactcactca
Encoded proteins:
- the LOC135466358 gene encoding erlin-2-B-like; the protein is MPPALTFLAIVFAFMGIILNFSIHKIEEGHVGVYYRGGALLTSTSNPGYHFMLPLLTSFRSVQTTLQTDEVKNVPCGTSGGVIIYFDRIEVVNQLDSQAVYETVKNYTADYDRTLIYNKIHHELNQFCSVHNLQEVYINLFDQIDENLKKALQEDLNDMAPGLYVRSVRVTKPKIPEQIRKNYEMMEAEKTKLLIVNEKQKVVEKEAETDRKRALIEAEKIAQVAKIQWQQKIMEKESEQKIAEIEDLTHLAREKARADAEFYKAAKEAESNRVRLTPEYLEMIRYQAIAGNSKIYFGKDIPDMFMGYEPLVEDSLRTSQKSISKNSP